A window of the Acipenser ruthenus chromosome 30, fAciRut3.2 maternal haplotype, whole genome shotgun sequence genome harbors these coding sequences:
- the LOC117962625 gene encoding apoptosis facilitator Bcl-2-like protein 14 codes for MEPTVESLQGAAPLEPRLLSLGRKDAERVLEVYVRRSLSLTDGPGRDRKPRGRGGDRKGATTLKGEVRRSISELDSLGPSREVSKEVKVPGDPKPSESPARSVTPLERSTEKPKKVSKKGKKSVLKSLFSYFWKKGSEEKEDQEPASEEKPAPVSTQSQGVSASCLPVTRQLSEDQYTPTTPRPAKPLKRKSTLRKTFSFKSRGTDAPKKPTFLALRGTVHKQDAPETQPRYSYYEQLSVAMEDIVKAQEPVLEEMFQSAAPPAADIETDGGISACDQVLIEKIVSLLQREGDGIDEKLKESTALNSFFQGMTYSSFQQLADLYVETSEVMGQQPQVSPPELVKFAFTLDITAKVAGLCNHTVNRIMGFGNQYLQDRFTQFSNDQPRYVGDYPVESPD; via the exons ATGGAGCCGACAGTGGAGAGCCTGCAGGGAGCCGCTCCCTTGGAGCCCCGGTTGCTGTCTCTGGGGCGCAAGGACGCGGAGAGGGTGCTGGAGGTGTATGTGAGGCGCAGCCTGAGTCTGACCGATGGACCGGGACGAGACAGGAAGcccagggggagaggaggagaccGCAAGGGTGCAACGACCTTGAAGGGCGAAGTGCGAAGGTCAATCAGCGAACTGGACAGTTTGGGGCCTAGCAGAGAGGTTAGCAAGGAGGTAAAGGTCCCGGGTGACCCAAAGCCTTCAGAGAGCCCAGCCCGCTCTGTCACTCCCCTGGAGAGGTCAACAGAGAAGCCCAAGAAGGTTTCCAAGAAGGGGAAGAAGTCTGTCCTGAAGAGCCTGTTCAGCTACTTCTGGAAGAAGGGCAGCGAGGAGAAAGAGGACCAGGAGCCAGCCTCGGAGGAGAAGCCAGCCCCGGTATCCACACAGAGCCAGGGTGTCTCTGCCAGTTGCCTGCCTGTGACCCGGCAGCTCTCGGAGGACCAATACACGCCCACCACCCCCCGGCCGGCCAAGCCGCTCAAGCGGAAGAGCACCCTACGGAAGACCTTCTCCTTCAAGAGCCGAGGCACGGATGCCCCAAAGAAACCCACGTTCCTGGCTCTTCGTGGCACCGTGCATAAGCAAGATG CTCCCGAGACGCAGCCTCGGTACTCGTACTACGAGCAGCTGTCTGTGGCGATGGAGGACATCGTGAAGGCACAGGAGCCGGTCCTGGAAGAGATGTTTCAATCTGCTGCTCCTCCTGCAGCCGACATTGAGACCGACGGGGGGATATCTGCTTGTG ATCAGGTTCTGATTGAGAAGATTGTCTCTTTGCTGCAGAGGGAAGGAGACGGTATAGATGAGAAG CTGAAGGAGAGCACAGCTCTGAACTCCTTCTTCCAGGGCATGACCTACAGCTCCTTCCAGCAGCTGGCTGACCTCTACGTGGAGACCTCAGAGGTCATGGGTCAGCAGCCGCAGGTGAGCCCCCCCGAGCTGGTCAAGTTTGCCTTCACGCTGGACATCACTGCCAAGGTGGCGGGCCTTTGTAACCACACGGTGAATCGCATCATGGGCTTCGGGAACCAGTACCTGCAGGACCGCTTCACCCAGTTCAGCAACGACCAGCCACGG TACGTCGGTGACTACCCCGTAGAAAGTCCGGACTGA
- the LOC117962414 gene encoding uncharacterized protein LOC117962414 isoform X3 translates to MHCTRLPLQALLCSCFVPVYCGLVPPSFRGQRYIDGGFTNMQPSQEACLTVTVSPFAGEMDICPQDPTFSSYNLAVSGTNFQLTLQNCTRMADALFPPTGKALKQMYYRGYQDAIVFLQRHDLMAPQSPAESRSLSVASLRCSDGTALPAMQSSLQREGGDSNTTPTCADDSSDESEELDWTLSSMEQTLYHSLPAWVQGALLCNIVGKLGLLGFLSSFLPARLASYILLPYTLPVFLTYSLSQRVLRWLVALPEEMFWFWQEMKHFTHFMRNVFIQSVQQQLLQSLVSRLSLSPVLSLLSPPFEEDSAGIPTLRRRSTLCLHLSGSSSLDLQALDLHGASSDALAFSFKLDLQLEVEQKPGRPALNRGSSLPWGGALPLGFRARSLPEITFLDVEEVEDSTEETLPQQRCISQTRKKSSIQWSPEPVTSEDNCEEDTRETLPEQLCISQTCKRSSIHWSLDPVTSEDNCEEDTRETLPEQLCISQTRKRSSIHWSPEPVTSEDNCEEDTRETLPQQLCISQTRKRSSIHWSPEPVTSEDNCEEDTRETLPELLCVSQTRKRSSIHWSPDPVTSEDNCEGDTQI, encoded by the exons ATGCATTGTACCCGACTCCCCCTGCAGGCTTTGCTGTGCAGCTGTTTTGTGCCAGTGTACTGTGGTCTGGTACCCCCCAGTTTCAGAGGCCAG CGTTACATTGATGGGGGCTTTACCAACATGCAGCCCAGCCAGGAGGCCTGCCTCACGGTCACCGTGTCCCCTTTCGCTGGAGAGATGGACATCTGCCCTCAAGACCCGACCTTCAGCTCGTACAACCTGGCAGTGAGTGGCACCAACTTCCAGCTGACTCTCCAGAACTGCACGAGGATGGCCGACGCACTCTTCCCCCCAACGGGCAAG GCACTGAAACAGATGTACTACAGAGGATACCAGGATGCTATCGTCTTCCTGCAAAGACATG ATCTGATGGCCCCACAGTCTCCTGCCGAGTCCCGCtctctctctgtggcttctctccgCTGCAGTGATGGCACAGCCCTCCCGGCCATGCAGAGTTCTCTCCAGAGGGAGGGGGGTGACAGTAACACCACGCCCACGTGCGCAGATGACTCTTCAGATGAATCGGAGGAGCTGGACTGGACGCTGAGCTCCATGGAGCAGACTCTTTACCACAGCCTCCCAGCCTGGGTTCAGGGAG CGTTGCTGTGCAACATAGTGGGGAAGCTGGGGCTGCTGGGATTTCTGAGCAGCTTCCTTCCTGCGCGCCTGGCTTCGTACATCCTGCTTCCTTACACACTTCCTGTCTTCCTCACCTACTCCCTCAGCCAGAG GGTGCTGCGCTGGCTGGTGGCCTTACCTGAGGAGATGTTCTGGTTCTGGCAGGAAATGAAGCATTTCACACACTTCATGCGAAACGTCTTCATCCAGTCTGTGCAACAGCAGCTACTGCAGAG CCTGGTGAGTCGCCTCTCCCTATCCCCGGTGCTGTCCCTCCTGTCCCCCCCCTTCGAGGAGGACTCTGCTGGGATCCCCACACTGCGTCGCCGCTCCACCCTGTGCCTGCACCTCTCGGGCTCCTCTTCCCTGGACCTGCAGGCCCTGGATCTCCACGGAGCCTCCAGCGACGCCCTGGCCTTCTCCTTCAAGCTGGACCTGCAGCTAGAGGTGGAACAGAAGCCCGGCAGGCCAGCCCTGAACCGGGGCAGCTCCCTGCCCTGGGGAGGGGCCCTGCCTCTGGGGTTCAGGGCTCGCTCCCTGCCGGAGATCACCTTCCTGGatgtggaggaggtggaggactCCACTGAGGAGACCCTGCCACAGCAGCGCTGCATCTCACAGACCCGCAAGAAGTCCAGTATCCAGTGGAGTCCGGAGCCAGTAACTTCTGAGGATAACTGCGAGGAGGACACCAGGGAGACCCTGCCAGAGCAGCTCTGCATCTCACAGACCTGCAAGAGGTCCAGTATCCACTGGAGTCTGGATCCGGTAACTTCTGAGGATAACTGCGAGGAGGACACCAGGGAGACCCTGCCAGAGCAGCTCTGCATCTCACAGACCCGCAAGAGGTCCAGTATCCACTGGAGTCCGGAGCCAGTAACTTCTGAGGATAACTGCGAGGAGGACACCAGGGAGACCCTGCCACAGCAGCTCTGCATCTCACAGACCCGCAAGAGGTCCAGTATCCACTGGAGTCCGGAGCCGGTAACTTCTGAGGATAACTGCGAGGAGGACACCAGGGAGACCCTGCCAGAGCTGCTCTGCGTCTCACAGACCCGCAAGAGGTCCAGTATCCACTGGAGTCCAGATCCAGTAACTTCTGAGGATAACTGCGAGGGTGACACACAGATCTGA
- the LOC117962414 gene encoding patatin-like phospholipase domain-containing protein 2 isoform X1, which produces MSAEAGGVQSGGPPFSISFSGSGFMVVYQFGATQCLLDLAPEVIRAAPKVYGASAGSLAAAAVVCGANMERLRDEIVAAALQLRRHFLGPLHPSFSLFKVLKSCLLRSLPENAHELATGRLHVSMTRLADGKNILVSDFQSREDLVQALLCSCFVPVYCGLVPPSFRGQRYIDGGFTNMQPSQEACLTVTVSPFAGEMDICPQDPTFSSYNLAVSGTNFQLTLQNCTRMADALFPPTGKALKQMYYRGYQDAIVFLQRHDLMAPQSPAESRSLSVASLRCSDGTALPAMQSSLQREGGDSNTTPTCADDSSDESEELDWTLSSMEQTLYHSLPAWVQGALLCNIVGKLGLLGFLSSFLPARLASYILLPYTLPVFLTYSLSQRVLRWLVALPEEMFWFWQEMKHFTHFMRNVFIQSVQQQLLQSLVSRLSLSPVLSLLSPPFEEDSAGIPTLRRRSTLCLHLSGSSSLDLQALDLHGASSDALAFSFKLDLQLEVEQKPGRPALNRGSSLPWGGALPLGFRARSLPEITFLDVEEVEDSTEETLPQQRCISQTRKKSSIQWSPEPVTSEDNCEEDTRETLPEQLCISQTCKRSSIHWSLDPVTSEDNCEEDTRETLPEQLCISQTRKRSSIHWSPEPVTSEDNCEEDTRETLPQQLCISQTRKRSSIHWSPEPVTSEDNCEEDTRETLPELLCVSQTRKRSSIHWSPDPVTSEDNCEGDTQI; this is translated from the exons ATGTCTGCTGAAGCCGGCGGTGTACAGTCCGGGGGTCCCCCATTCTCCATCTCGTTCTCCGGGTCCGGCTTCATGGTAGTCTACCAGTTCGGGGCTACCCAGTGCCTGCTCGATCTGGCTCCCGAGGTCATACGCGCGGCGCCCAAGGTCTATGGAGCTTCGGCCGGGTCTCTGGCTGCTGCCGCTGTGGTCTGCGGGGCGAATATGG AACGACTGCGCGATGAGATTGTGGCGGCCGCGCTGCAGCTGCGGAGGCACTTCCTCGGACCCTTGCATCCCTCGTTCAGCCTCTTCAAGGTCCTCAAGAGCTGTCTGCTGCGGAGCTTACCGGAGAACGCGCACGAACTGGCCACGGGCCGGCTTCACGTCTCCATGACGAGGCTGGCGGACGGTAAAAACATTCTAGTGTCCGACTTTCAGTCCAGAGAAGACCTCGTCCAG GCTTTGCTGTGCAGCTGTTTTGTGCCAGTGTACTGTGGTCTGGTACCCCCCAGTTTCAGAGGCCAG CGTTACATTGATGGGGGCTTTACCAACATGCAGCCCAGCCAGGAGGCCTGCCTCACGGTCACCGTGTCCCCTTTCGCTGGAGAGATGGACATCTGCCCTCAAGACCCGACCTTCAGCTCGTACAACCTGGCAGTGAGTGGCACCAACTTCCAGCTGACTCTCCAGAACTGCACGAGGATGGCCGACGCACTCTTCCCCCCAACGGGCAAG GCACTGAAACAGATGTACTACAGAGGATACCAGGATGCTATCGTCTTCCTGCAAAGACATG ATCTGATGGCCCCACAGTCTCCTGCCGAGTCCCGCtctctctctgtggcttctctccgCTGCAGTGATGGCACAGCCCTCCCGGCCATGCAGAGTTCTCTCCAGAGGGAGGGGGGTGACAGTAACACCACGCCCACGTGCGCAGATGACTCTTCAGATGAATCGGAGGAGCTGGACTGGACGCTGAGCTCCATGGAGCAGACTCTTTACCACAGCCTCCCAGCCTGGGTTCAGGGAG CGTTGCTGTGCAACATAGTGGGGAAGCTGGGGCTGCTGGGATTTCTGAGCAGCTTCCTTCCTGCGCGCCTGGCTTCGTACATCCTGCTTCCTTACACACTTCCTGTCTTCCTCACCTACTCCCTCAGCCAGAG GGTGCTGCGCTGGCTGGTGGCCTTACCTGAGGAGATGTTCTGGTTCTGGCAGGAAATGAAGCATTTCACACACTTCATGCGAAACGTCTTCATCCAGTCTGTGCAACAGCAGCTACTGCAGAG CCTGGTGAGTCGCCTCTCCCTATCCCCGGTGCTGTCCCTCCTGTCCCCCCCCTTCGAGGAGGACTCTGCTGGGATCCCCACACTGCGTCGCCGCTCCACCCTGTGCCTGCACCTCTCGGGCTCCTCTTCCCTGGACCTGCAGGCCCTGGATCTCCACGGAGCCTCCAGCGACGCCCTGGCCTTCTCCTTCAAGCTGGACCTGCAGCTAGAGGTGGAACAGAAGCCCGGCAGGCCAGCCCTGAACCGGGGCAGCTCCCTGCCCTGGGGAGGGGCCCTGCCTCTGGGGTTCAGGGCTCGCTCCCTGCCGGAGATCACCTTCCTGGatgtggaggaggtggaggactCCACTGAGGAGACCCTGCCACAGCAGCGCTGCATCTCACAGACCCGCAAGAAGTCCAGTATCCAGTGGAGTCCGGAGCCAGTAACTTCTGAGGATAACTGCGAGGAGGACACCAGGGAGACCCTGCCAGAGCAGCTCTGCATCTCACAGACCTGCAAGAGGTCCAGTATCCACTGGAGTCTGGATCCGGTAACTTCTGAGGATAACTGCGAGGAGGACACCAGGGAGACCCTGCCAGAGCAGCTCTGCATCTCACAGACCCGCAAGAGGTCCAGTATCCACTGGAGTCCGGAGCCAGTAACTTCTGAGGATAACTGCGAGGAGGACACCAGGGAGACCCTGCCACAGCAGCTCTGCATCTCACAGACCCGCAAGAGGTCCAGTATCCACTGGAGTCCGGAGCCGGTAACTTCTGAGGATAACTGCGAGGAGGACACCAGGGAGACCCTGCCAGAGCTGCTCTGCGTCTCACAGACCCGCAAGAGGTCCAGTATCCACTGGAGTCCAGATCCAGTAACTTCTGAGGATAACTGCGAGGGTGACACACAGATCTGA
- the LOC117962414 gene encoding patatin-like phospholipase domain-containing protein 2 isoform X2: protein MSAEAGGVQSGGPPFSISFSGSGFMVVYQFGATQCLLDLAPEVIRAAPKVYGASAGSLAAAAVVCGANMERLRDEIVAAALQLRRHFLGPLHPSFSLFKVLKSCLLRSLPENAHELATGRLHVSMTRLADGKNILVSDFQSREDLVQALLCSCFVPVYCGLVPPSFRGQALKQMYYRGYQDAIVFLQRHDLMAPQSPAESRSLSVASLRCSDGTALPAMQSSLQREGGDSNTTPTCADDSSDESEELDWTLSSMEQTLYHSLPAWVQGALLCNIVGKLGLLGFLSSFLPARLASYILLPYTLPVFLTYSLSQRVLRWLVALPEEMFWFWQEMKHFTHFMRNVFIQSVQQQLLQSLVSRLSLSPVLSLLSPPFEEDSAGIPTLRRRSTLCLHLSGSSSLDLQALDLHGASSDALAFSFKLDLQLEVEQKPGRPALNRGSSLPWGGALPLGFRARSLPEITFLDVEEVEDSTEETLPQQRCISQTRKKSSIQWSPEPVTSEDNCEEDTRETLPEQLCISQTCKRSSIHWSLDPVTSEDNCEEDTRETLPEQLCISQTRKRSSIHWSPEPVTSEDNCEEDTRETLPQQLCISQTRKRSSIHWSPEPVTSEDNCEEDTRETLPELLCVSQTRKRSSIHWSPDPVTSEDNCEGDTQI, encoded by the exons ATGTCTGCTGAAGCCGGCGGTGTACAGTCCGGGGGTCCCCCATTCTCCATCTCGTTCTCCGGGTCCGGCTTCATGGTAGTCTACCAGTTCGGGGCTACCCAGTGCCTGCTCGATCTGGCTCCCGAGGTCATACGCGCGGCGCCCAAGGTCTATGGAGCTTCGGCCGGGTCTCTGGCTGCTGCCGCTGTGGTCTGCGGGGCGAATATGG AACGACTGCGCGATGAGATTGTGGCGGCCGCGCTGCAGCTGCGGAGGCACTTCCTCGGACCCTTGCATCCCTCGTTCAGCCTCTTCAAGGTCCTCAAGAGCTGTCTGCTGCGGAGCTTACCGGAGAACGCGCACGAACTGGCCACGGGCCGGCTTCACGTCTCCATGACGAGGCTGGCGGACGGTAAAAACATTCTAGTGTCCGACTTTCAGTCCAGAGAAGACCTCGTCCAG GCTTTGCTGTGCAGCTGTTTTGTGCCAGTGTACTGTGGTCTGGTACCCCCCAGTTTCAGAGGCCAG GCACTGAAACAGATGTACTACAGAGGATACCAGGATGCTATCGTCTTCCTGCAAAGACATG ATCTGATGGCCCCACAGTCTCCTGCCGAGTCCCGCtctctctctgtggcttctctccgCTGCAGTGATGGCACAGCCCTCCCGGCCATGCAGAGTTCTCTCCAGAGGGAGGGGGGTGACAGTAACACCACGCCCACGTGCGCAGATGACTCTTCAGATGAATCGGAGGAGCTGGACTGGACGCTGAGCTCCATGGAGCAGACTCTTTACCACAGCCTCCCAGCCTGGGTTCAGGGAG CGTTGCTGTGCAACATAGTGGGGAAGCTGGGGCTGCTGGGATTTCTGAGCAGCTTCCTTCCTGCGCGCCTGGCTTCGTACATCCTGCTTCCTTACACACTTCCTGTCTTCCTCACCTACTCCCTCAGCCAGAG GGTGCTGCGCTGGCTGGTGGCCTTACCTGAGGAGATGTTCTGGTTCTGGCAGGAAATGAAGCATTTCACACACTTCATGCGAAACGTCTTCATCCAGTCTGTGCAACAGCAGCTACTGCAGAG CCTGGTGAGTCGCCTCTCCCTATCCCCGGTGCTGTCCCTCCTGTCCCCCCCCTTCGAGGAGGACTCTGCTGGGATCCCCACACTGCGTCGCCGCTCCACCCTGTGCCTGCACCTCTCGGGCTCCTCTTCCCTGGACCTGCAGGCCCTGGATCTCCACGGAGCCTCCAGCGACGCCCTGGCCTTCTCCTTCAAGCTGGACCTGCAGCTAGAGGTGGAACAGAAGCCCGGCAGGCCAGCCCTGAACCGGGGCAGCTCCCTGCCCTGGGGAGGGGCCCTGCCTCTGGGGTTCAGGGCTCGCTCCCTGCCGGAGATCACCTTCCTGGatgtggaggaggtggaggactCCACTGAGGAGACCCTGCCACAGCAGCGCTGCATCTCACAGACCCGCAAGAAGTCCAGTATCCAGTGGAGTCCGGAGCCAGTAACTTCTGAGGATAACTGCGAGGAGGACACCAGGGAGACCCTGCCAGAGCAGCTCTGCATCTCACAGACCTGCAAGAGGTCCAGTATCCACTGGAGTCTGGATCCGGTAACTTCTGAGGATAACTGCGAGGAGGACACCAGGGAGACCCTGCCAGAGCAGCTCTGCATCTCACAGACCCGCAAGAGGTCCAGTATCCACTGGAGTCCGGAGCCAGTAACTTCTGAGGATAACTGCGAGGAGGACACCAGGGAGACCCTGCCACAGCAGCTCTGCATCTCACAGACCCGCAAGAGGTCCAGTATCCACTGGAGTCCGGAGCCGGTAACTTCTGAGGATAACTGCGAGGAGGACACCAGGGAGACCCTGCCAGAGCTGCTCTGCGTCTCACAGACCCGCAAGAGGTCCAGTATCCACTGGAGTCCAGATCCAGTAACTTCTGAGGATAACTGCGAGGGTGACACACAGATCTGA